Proteins from one Candidatus Margulisiibacteriota bacterium genomic window:
- a CDS encoding FAD/NAD(P)-binding protein: protein MGCNGQNPYRPVEARTEKVITETSNIKTFVFRPAEPLTFLPGQFMLVTVPGVGECAFTPSSDYKVTETLEFTIMRAGSVTGLIHQLKEGDTVGLRGPYGKPYPLKDYHGKDVYVVGGGVGLAPLRALLYGLNHEIDHLKKVEVRFGSRSPQDICYRDDLPNWQKRKKTNLVISVDTAAPGWTGNVGLVTTILKDDDVDVKNAVAVVCGPPIMMKFVNKRLLDMGFAPKDIYLSMEKNMSCGVGKCFHCNLGKYFVCQDGPVFTWEQIKDIPEPW from the coding sequence ATGGGCTGCAACGGACAAAATCCCTATCGGCCGGTCGAAGCGCGGACGGAAAAGGTCATCACCGAAACGTCCAACATCAAGACCTTTGTCTTCCGCCCGGCAGAACCGCTGACGTTCCTGCCGGGCCAGTTCATGCTGGTAACGGTGCCGGGGGTCGGCGAGTGCGCTTTTACTCCTTCTTCTGATTACAAGGTCACCGAAACACTGGAATTCACCATCATGAGGGCGGGCTCGGTCACCGGCCTGATCCATCAGCTGAAAGAAGGGGACACGGTCGGCTTGCGCGGCCCGTACGGCAAGCCGTATCCGCTGAAAGATTATCACGGCAAGGACGTTTACGTGGTCGGCGGGGGCGTCGGTCTGGCGCCGCTCCGGGCGCTGCTCTACGGGCTGAACCACGAGATCGACCACCTGAAAAAAGTCGAGGTCCGCTTCGGTTCCCGCTCGCCGCAGGACATCTGTTACCGGGACGACCTGCCGAACTGGCAGAAACGGAAAAAGACCAATCTGGTGATCTCGGTCGACACCGCGGCGCCCGGCTGGACCGGCAATGTCGGCCTGGTGACGACCATCCTCAAGGACGACGACGTGGACGTGAAGAACGCCGTCGCCGTCGTCTGCGGGCCGCCGATCATGATGAAGTTCGTCAACAAACGGCTGCTCGACATGGGCTTCGCGCCCAAGGACATTTACCTGTCGATGGAAAAGAACATGAGCTGCGGCGTCGGCAAATGCTTCCACTGCAACCTGGGGAAATACTTCGTTTGCCAGGACGGCCCGGTGTTCACGTGGGAGCAGATAAAGGATATTCCCGAACCATGGTAA